In Bacteriovorax stolpii, a single genomic region encodes these proteins:
- a CDS encoding ABC transporter substrate-binding protein — MKFYCFIFILALSLKAHAADCEAARPLKVYKPAYAEYFTITYYDNYKIVDAGKAPSLERYIVADAPLKCETGLAVLTSKTKRFISSSTTHLYFLSAFNLEHTLVGFQGTRYIFNDKIRSQKIKEINYQMNAEELFALKPDLVMAYSANAGAERAKQLRNLKIPIVLNYDFEEKHPLARAEWIVFEAVFFGKDKEAQELFNKIKTDYNEFKKQAIGLKKSKVLVGDIQSGRWSTCGGTSDLAIIINDAGGELLLKSDSNQTQYVSLEKVLKINERPDFWFSQNTWEDAKAMSKDSRYKKFQHVPLFNNTKLINQYGFSDFWETGVARPDLLIKDFVAIMHPSQLPNEKTIWYKELK, encoded by the coding sequence ATGAAGTTTTATTGTTTCATTTTTATTCTGGCCCTTTCACTTAAGGCCCATGCTGCCGATTGTGAAGCGGCCAGGCCACTTAAGGTTTATAAGCCAGCTTACGCTGAATATTTCACCATTACCTACTACGATAATTACAAAATTGTAGACGCCGGGAAAGCTCCTTCACTTGAGCGCTATATCGTTGCAGACGCTCCACTTAAATGTGAAACGGGCCTGGCGGTGCTGACGTCTAAAACAAAAAGATTTATTTCTTCATCAACAACACACTTGTATTTTCTCTCCGCCTTTAATCTCGAGCATACTTTAGTTGGTTTTCAAGGGACTCGTTATATTTTTAACGACAAAATCAGGTCGCAGAAAATTAAAGAAATTAATTACCAAATGAATGCTGAAGAGCTTTTTGCACTTAAGCCTGACCTTGTCATGGCCTATTCTGCCAATGCAGGAGCGGAGAGGGCAAAACAGTTACGAAACTTAAAAATTCCCATTGTCCTTAACTATGACTTTGAAGAAAAGCATCCTCTGGCCAGAGCGGAGTGGATTGTTTTTGAAGCGGTTTTTTTTGGAAAGGATAAAGAAGCCCAAGAGCTTTTTAACAAAATTAAAACTGATTACAATGAATTTAAAAAGCAAGCCATTGGACTTAAAAAATCAAAAGTCTTGGTTGGAGATATCCAAAGTGGAAGATGGTCTACATGTGGTGGCACAAGTGACCTGGCGATCATTATCAATGATGCCGGAGGAGAGCTACTTCTAAAGAGTGATAGCAATCAGACTCAGTATGTTTCTCTGGAGAAAGTTTTAAAGATTAATGAAAGACCAGACTTCTGGTTTTCACAGAATACTTGGGAAGATGCTAAGGCCATGAGCAAAGACTCGCGCTATAAGAAATTCCAACATGTGCCTCTCTTTAATAATACAAAACTTATTAATCAGTATGGCTTTAGCGATTTCTGGGAAACAGGTGTGGCCCGTCCGGATCTTCTCATTAAAGATTTCGTTGCAATAATGCATCCTTCTCAATTGCCCAATGAAAAAACAATCTGGTATAAGGAGCTGAAATGA
- a CDS encoding TonB-dependent receptor plug domain-containing protein: protein MLGKITHASLIAFLASHTVFANDDIIVTADRIKSTLEKSPSDIKVFEQDEIKKSSSMIELLSRESDLTLSQSGPMGGNISLFLRGTESYHVLVVIDGIVMNDPSNPTRQFDLGRLSLNNIERVEILKGSQGLLYGSNAIGGVVVITTKKGSENLSGSGFVDYGTFGTLNAGVNAQKKFNKTSVSFGADHLNTEGFSAANDSRNPNAEKDGEKRTTLNAGVSQEIAKGEFNLNYRYVNDKVDLDKGGGAGEDDPNDSQFTEQKFMKAGYTQNWSSGETTLNLTRSEHHRTLNVRSDSNHPTASSTTSKGEINGVAINHTQYFNDFFTQNYNFDYQHEEDQKKNSNENFSFFLYNRFEFGPAVVNAGARLDSNQSFGEHVTYKIALMHFFSAFNLKMAYSTGFRAPSLNQLHAPIYGNKNLTPEESQTAEIGVEVPVTENGKYTGTLFYTDIKDRLSYAPVTFINQNRGRARIIGVENVFNAKLMEGLNSNTSVTWLSARDMTAKKKLARRPNINVKTSVDFAPSNKELVSIEGDFTGKRNDVDNLGNTVHMPSFLIFNLRYEREFRANTSIYLKVKNLLDRDYEEVYGYGTGGRIASVGLRYVF from the coding sequence ATGCTTGGAAAAATCACGCACGCATCTCTTATTGCCTTTTTAGCTTCGCACACAGTATTCGCGAACGATGACATCATCGTGACTGCCGATAGAATTAAAAGCACTCTCGAAAAGTCGCCTTCTGATATAAAAGTGTTTGAACAAGATGAAATTAAAAAATCATCCTCAATGATTGAACTTCTCTCTAGAGAGTCGGACCTGACACTATCTCAATCCGGGCCAATGGGCGGAAACATCAGCTTATTTTTAAGAGGAACAGAATCCTATCATGTCTTAGTAGTCATTGATGGCATCGTAATGAACGATCCAAGCAATCCAACCCGCCAGTTTGACTTGGGAAGATTGAGTTTAAACAACATTGAACGCGTGGAAATCTTAAAAGGATCACAAGGTCTTCTTTATGGATCAAATGCTATTGGTGGAGTTGTTGTCATCACAACTAAAAAAGGATCTGAAAACCTCTCAGGTTCAGGGTTTGTTGATTACGGCACGTTCGGTACATTAAATGCCGGAGTGAATGCTCAGAAAAAATTCAATAAGACATCAGTAAGTTTTGGTGCAGATCATTTAAATACAGAAGGTTTTTCTGCGGCCAATGACTCTCGAAATCCGAACGCAGAAAAAGACGGTGAAAAAAGGACAACTTTAAATGCCGGAGTTTCACAGGAAATTGCCAAAGGTGAATTCAATTTAAACTACCGCTACGTCAACGATAAAGTCGACCTGGATAAAGGCGGCGGAGCTGGTGAAGACGATCCAAACGATTCACAATTTACTGAGCAAAAATTCATGAAGGCCGGTTACACGCAAAATTGGTCATCAGGAGAAACAACATTAAACCTGACTCGTTCAGAGCATCACCGCACTCTTAATGTCAGAAGCGACAGCAATCATCCGACTGCCTCTTCTACAACATCAAAAGGGGAAATCAACGGTGTAGCGATTAATCACACTCAGTACTTTAATGATTTTTTTACTCAGAACTACAATTTTGATTATCAACACGAAGAAGACCAGAAAAAAAACAGCAATGAAAACTTCAGTTTCTTTTTATACAACCGTTTTGAATTCGGCCCGGCCGTAGTTAATGCCGGAGCGAGACTCGATAGTAATCAATCTTTTGGAGAGCATGTCACTTACAAGATTGCACTGATGCACTTCTTTAGCGCTTTTAATCTTAAGATGGCCTACTCTACTGGATTCAGGGCCCCAAGTTTAAATCAACTTCATGCCCCGATATATGGAAATAAAAATTTAACCCCGGAAGAAAGCCAGACGGCTGAAATCGGAGTGGAAGTTCCAGTTACTGAAAATGGTAAATACACTGGAACACTGTTTTACACTGATATCAAAGACCGCTTAAGTTATGCCCCGGTGACTTTTATTAACCAAAACCGCGGCCGCGCCAGAATCATTGGTGTAGAAAATGTCTTCAATGCTAAATTGATGGAAGGATTAAACTCTAACACCTCCGTCACCTGGCTTTCTGCTCGCGATATGACGGCCAAGAAAAAGCTCGCCAGACGCCCGAATATCAATGTTAAAACCTCAGTGGACTTTGCTCCTTCCAATAAAGAATTAGTCAGCATTGAAGGAGATTTTACGGGGAAAAGAAACGATGTCGACAACCTTGGAAACACGGTTCACATGCCATCGTTTCTGATTTTCAATTTGCGATATGAAAGAGAATTTAGGGCAAATACTTCTATTTACCTGAAAGTAAAAAACCTGCTCGATAGAGACTACGAAGAAGTCTACGGCTATGGAACAGGTGGAAGAATTGCTTCTGTTGGACTTAGATACGTCTTCTAA
- a CDS encoding matrixin family metalloprotease has product MKHTKKLAISIPLSLMAIFLFLGLSSNAQAYTFTSDFKNGFYWRAFPIKMAKFAASADAQNLEILANQAVAEWESVIGKDIWELSAVQNSTSYSGSYIRWSDNFGAETGYDPSRTLAITIRYNKGTYFEQTVIILNGGISYLRQNWGNTLKTTILHEVGHTLGLDHSEDSGAVMAASLGSATTLQSDDIQGVNAVVDETLKRQSTGYVSPLSTQEKKVAACGTIEDISKNSGGSGFALANFLGSLIMGMMLIAFIGKIEKNRRQKVLIRY; this is encoded by the coding sequence ATGAAGCACACAAAAAAATTGGCCATTAGTATCCCCCTCTCGCTAATGGCCATTTTCTTGTTTCTGGGATTAAGTTCAAATGCACAGGCCTATACATTCACTTCTGATTTTAAGAATGGATTTTACTGGCGTGCTTTTCCAATAAAGATGGCTAAATTCGCAGCTTCTGCTGATGCTCAAAATCTTGAAATACTGGCCAATCAGGCCGTGGCCGAATGGGAATCAGTGATCGGGAAAGATATCTGGGAATTGAGTGCGGTTCAAAACTCTACGAGCTATTCAGGAAGTTATATCCGTTGGTCGGATAACTTCGGAGCTGAGACGGGGTATGACCCTTCAAGAACTCTGGCAATCACAATTCGCTACAACAAAGGAACATACTTCGAGCAAACAGTTATCATCCTAAACGGAGGTATCAGCTACCTTCGCCAGAACTGGGGTAACACTTTAAAGACAACGATTCTTCACGAAGTAGGACATACACTTGGACTTGATCACTCGGAAGATTCAGGGGCGGTCATGGCGGCAAGCCTTGGATCTGCGACGACTCTTCAGTCTGATGATATCCAGGGAGTGAACGCGGTTGTCGATGAAACACTAAAAAGACAGTCGACAGGTTATGTTTCACCTCTGTCAACACAGGAAAAGAAAGTGGCCGCTTGTGGAACGATTGAAGATATTTCAAAAAATTCAGGTGGTTCAGGCTTCGCTTTGGCAAACTTCTTAGGGTCCCTAATTATGGGTATGATGTTGATCGCTTTCATTGGGAAAATCGAGAAAAATAGAAGACAAAAGGTTTTGATCAGGTATTAA
- a CDS encoding ABC transporter substrate-binding protein: MKKCVIALSLALGVMNTAFAVGNAKAPFGGEFKINLGQAPTTLNALSSSDAYASEVQSMIMEGLLTRNPDTREWEPALAKSWTISKDGKTFEFTLRDGVKWHDGKPLTVEDVKFSFDAIMDPKDTYKTAHLKPYYENIKSVEIVAPNKVKFTVGTPYFNNFTVAAGLTVVPMHLYKNPSKEQEKILNKTLVGTGPYMLKEFDRAKRIVLTSNPNWWGRSEPSLKGIHNFQTITMRFIQDSTISIRSIENGDIDYLALQPEEYAQKTNGPKWGKSVHKIKTQNKQVSGYAFVGFNLTNPMFKSVKTREAMVHLFDRKKMIEKLLFNFSLPATGPLYQQSDYADPTVKALEFDPKLALKKLTEDGWKDTDGDRILDKMIDGKKVKLSFTILEPLPDFVKFLTTFQEDAKKVGVDVQVKVVEWNAFIKLLDERKFEAVRLAWGGGDLDWDPKQIWHSESIANAGSNFVQYNNPKVDKLIDESRLIMDKATRVKKLREVYRTIAADVPYIFLFNGKFKFYARTDRIGSEKDTYTYSIGSDYWWIAK, encoded by the coding sequence ATGAAAAAGTGTGTGATTGCTCTATCATTGGCGCTTGGCGTGATGAACACTGCCTTCGCTGTCGGAAATGCAAAAGCTCCATTCGGTGGAGAGTTTAAAATCAACCTAGGTCAAGCGCCTACAACTTTAAATGCTCTGTCATCATCTGATGCTTACGCAAGTGAAGTTCAATCGATGATCATGGAAGGGTTATTAACAAGAAACCCGGACACAAGAGAGTGGGAACCTGCTCTTGCAAAGTCGTGGACGATTTCAAAAGACGGAAAGACTTTTGAGTTCACATTAAGAGACGGAGTTAAGTGGCACGATGGAAAACCACTTACAGTTGAAGATGTTAAGTTTTCTTTTGATGCGATCATGGACCCAAAAGACACTTACAAAACAGCTCACTTAAAGCCTTACTACGAAAACATCAAATCTGTTGAAATCGTAGCTCCAAACAAAGTTAAGTTTACAGTAGGAACTCCATACTTCAACAACTTCACAGTTGCTGCTGGGTTAACAGTTGTTCCAATGCACTTATACAAGAACCCAAGCAAAGAGCAGGAAAAAATCCTGAACAAAACTCTAGTGGGAACTGGTCCTTACATGCTTAAGGAATTCGACCGCGCTAAGAGGATCGTGCTTACATCTAACCCTAACTGGTGGGGAAGAAGTGAACCGTCACTAAAAGGAATTCATAATTTCCAGACGATCACGATGAGATTTATCCAGGACTCAACGATCTCTATCAGATCAATTGAGAACGGAGACATCGATTACCTAGCTCTTCAACCAGAAGAATACGCTCAAAAAACAAACGGCCCTAAATGGGGTAAGTCTGTTCATAAGATTAAGACTCAAAATAAACAAGTATCAGGTTACGCTTTCGTAGGATTCAACCTGACAAACCCAATGTTCAAGTCTGTTAAGACAAGAGAAGCAATGGTTCACCTGTTTGACAGAAAGAAAATGATTGAAAAACTTCTTTTCAACTTCTCTCTTCCGGCAACTGGACCTCTATACCAACAATCTGACTATGCAGATCCAACTGTTAAAGCTCTTGAATTCGATCCAAAGCTAGCTCTTAAGAAGTTAACTGAAGACGGATGGAAAGATACAGACGGGGACAGAATCCTTGATAAGATGATCGATGGAAAGAAAGTTAAGCTTTCATTCACAATTCTTGAGCCACTTCCAGACTTCGTAAAATTCCTGACGACATTCCAGGAAGACGCTAAGAAAGTTGGTGTTGATGTTCAGGTAAAAGTTGTTGAGTGGAACGCATTCATTAAACTTCTTGATGAAAGAAAGTTCGAAGCTGTTCGTCTAGCATGGGGTGGTGGAGACCTTGATTGGGATCCAAAACAAATCTGGCACTCAGAATCTATTGCGAACGCTGGATCAAACTTTGTTCAATACAACAATCCAAAAGTAGACAAGCTTATTGATGAGTCTCGTTTAATTATGGATAAAGCGACAAGAGTTAAAAAACTTCGCGAAGTTTACAGAACAATTGCAGCAGACGTTCCTTATATCTTCCTATTTAACGGAAAATTTAAGTTTTACGCTCGCACAGACCGTATCGGTTCAGAAAAAGATACATACACATACTCGATCGGTTCTGATTACTGGTGGATTGCTAAATAG
- a CDS encoding ABC transporter permease subunit — MIERYITNELTRKRWKIFKKSKSAMISSFVLVFLILATFLSPFIANSRPLMISYHGTTYFPIFKDYNASDFGITDALDVDYRALQMGKGDYALWPIVQWDPFESNSKVDSYPSAPSETNIFGTDDRGRDVFTRLLYGFKYSISYAVAVWFISLSIGTILGGVMGFFGGKVDFIGQRIVEVLSTVPQFFLLIILISIFTPSLGMLILISCVFAWINISYYVRGEFLKNRNREFVEAAKSLGASNMKIIFKHILPNSLTPIITFAPFTIAAEIVGLAALDYLGFGLQVPTPSWGELLAQAQKNYTIAWWLAFYPSLALFIVLTLLNLIGQGVRDAMDPNMT; from the coding sequence ATGATCGAACGTTACATAACTAATGAACTAACTCGCAAGCGTTGGAAGATTTTCAAAAAGAGTAAATCAGCGATGATCTCATCGTTTGTTTTAGTGTTTTTAATTCTAGCGACTTTTCTTTCACCATTTATCGCGAACAGTCGTCCGCTCATGATTAGTTATCACGGAACGACTTATTTCCCGATCTTCAAGGACTACAATGCCTCTGACTTCGGGATCACTGATGCTCTTGATGTTGATTACCGCGCGCTACAAATGGGCAAGGGTGATTATGCTTTATGGCCAATCGTTCAATGGGACCCGTTTGAAAGTAATTCAAAAGTAGACTCTTACCCATCAGCTCCATCGGAAACAAATATCTTTGGAACAGATGACCGCGGCCGTGACGTGTTTACTCGACTGCTTTATGGATTCAAATACAGTATCTCTTATGCTGTTGCTGTTTGGTTTATCTCGCTTTCTATCGGGACAATTCTTGGTGGAGTGATGGGATTCTTCGGCGGGAAAGTGGATTTCATTGGGCAGAGGATTGTTGAGGTCCTAAGTACTGTTCCTCAGTTTTTCCTGCTTATCATTCTTATTTCCATCTTCACTCCTTCTCTAGGAATGCTGATTCTCATTTCATGCGTGTTCGCATGGATTAACATTTCATACTACGTGCGTGGTGAGTTCTTAAAAAACAGAAACCGCGAATTCGTTGAAGCGGCCAAGTCTCTTGGGGCTTCAAACATGAAGATCATTTTTAAGCACATTCTACCGAACTCATTAACTCCGATTATCACGTTTGCGCCGTTTACGATTGCAGCTGAAATCGTAGGTCTTGCAGCTCTTGATTACCTGGGGTTTGGTCTTCAGGTTCCAACGCCAAGTTGGGGAGAACTTCTGGCACAAGCTCAGAAAAACTATACCATCGCATGGTGGTTAGCGTTCTACCCGTCACTGGCGCTCTTCATTGTTCTTACACTTCTGAACCTTATCGGTCAGGGAGTTAGAGATGCAATGGACCCGAACATGACTTAG
- a CDS encoding alpha/beta hydrolase: MKTSIKTLIVALFCTLSLSAQAEAPGSVGLYTSSVFALRPVNKISEILNTFHEETPDKNIVLYIHGRGRHVDEEWQMIANLEKVHNVRVVMFHWPSWSSLLTRPVENAKASAKDLSVVLHGIKTYKEEHPEIFERKKITLLTHSMGHIVLREYTEKIYARDLNEVYGKPLFDNYISAAADTGLTDHKAWLSKIDFAAHRHVLMNNRDLMLIMSYLLDLKAKQPLLYKLGLGFGKIPSKRRAEFQDPEAIYIDLSKSLQTDHRYFESNKPIMKKLFTPMLNGEVFAPKDLTKARVKEEDNIFYVID, translated from the coding sequence ATGAAAACATCAATTAAGACTCTAATAGTCGCTCTTTTTTGTACACTATCACTCTCTGCCCAGGCGGAAGCCCCGGGTTCAGTCGGTCTTTACACCAGTAGCGTTTTTGCCCTGAGGCCCGTTAACAAGATAAGTGAAATCCTAAACACTTTTCACGAAGAGACTCCAGATAAGAATATTGTTCTTTATATTCACGGCCGTGGAAGACATGTAGATGAAGAATGGCAGATGATTGCAAACCTCGAAAAAGTTCACAACGTAAGAGTGGTGATGTTTCACTGGCCGTCGTGGTCATCTCTCTTAACTCGCCCGGTGGAAAATGCCAAAGCCTCGGCAAAAGATCTCTCAGTGGTTCTTCATGGAATCAAAACATATAAGGAAGAGCATCCAGAAATTTTCGAACGAAAGAAAATAACTTTACTCACTCACAGCATGGGTCATATCGTCTTGCGCGAGTACACTGAAAAAATTTACGCCCGCGATCTCAATGAAGTTTATGGAAAACCACTTTTTGATAACTACATTTCCGCTGCCGCAGATACCGGCCTTACAGACCACAAAGCATGGCTTTCTAAAATAGACTTTGCAGCCCACAGGCATGTATTAATGAACAACCGTGATTTAATGCTGATTATGTCTTACCTCTTAGACTTAAAGGCCAAACAACCACTTCTTTATAAACTGGGATTAGGATTTGGAAAAATTCCATCTAAGAGACGTGCTGAATTCCAGGACCCTGAAGCTATTTACATCGACCTTTCAAAGTCGCTGCAAACAGACCACAGGTATTTTGAATCTAATAAACCGATTATGAAGAAACTCTTCACGCCCATGTTAAATGGCGAAGTCTTTGCTCCCAAAGATTTAACGAAGGCGCGTGTGAAGGAAGAAGACAATATCTTCTACGTTATTGATTAG
- a CDS encoding FecCD family ABC transporter permease: MNDRPLVTIFSFFLITVLLAAILLVYGEAGFNVQDDLLLWQLRFPKIIVALMAGGMLAGSGLLLQVFFQNPLAGPDLLGINAGSCLGVAIAIMGASFLPAGIAPFGQTLMAMLGALSVFLLLTFLVRKNINRISLLILGLLIASFTASFISVLVNMTPSLQVKNFLMWSMGSFQGVTIEELPYFVGFGLLGLVFLAILPKGLNQFIIGENYARSMGVDVKRFKTILILVCSFLVAIVTAYCGPIGFIGIIAPHIARTFMKRSDIRLVMPAVFFVGSSLALFTELILIFTSEYSLATNSILGLIGAPVIALYLYRDRRVV, from the coding sequence ATGAACGACAGACCCTTAGTCACCATTTTTAGTTTTTTTCTGATCACCGTGCTCTTGGCGGCGATCCTTTTGGTTTATGGAGAGGCCGGATTTAACGTCCAAGACGATTTGCTTTTATGGCAACTGCGCTTTCCTAAAATCATTGTGGCCCTTATGGCCGGAGGAATGCTCGCAGGGTCGGGACTTCTCTTACAAGTGTTTTTCCAAAATCCACTAGCAGGACCTGATCTTTTAGGAATCAACGCCGGTTCGTGTTTAGGTGTGGCCATCGCCATTATGGGGGCTTCATTTTTACCTGCGGGCATTGCTCCTTTTGGTCAGACGCTCATGGCGATGTTAGGGGCCTTAAGTGTTTTTCTTCTTTTAACTTTTTTAGTCAGAAAGAATATTAACCGCATCAGTCTTTTGATTCTTGGACTTTTAATTGCGAGTTTTACCGCCAGCTTTATCAGCGTTCTGGTCAATATGACTCCAAGTCTTCAAGTGAAAAATTTCTTAATGTGGTCGATGGGAAGTTTCCAGGGAGTCACGATTGAAGAGCTTCCATACTTTGTAGGCTTTGGACTTTTAGGATTAGTTTTCCTGGCCATCCTTCCAAAAGGGCTTAACCAATTTATTATCGGTGAAAACTACGCTCGCAGTATGGGTGTAGATGTAAAGCGTTTTAAAACAATTCTCATTTTAGTGTGTTCATTTTTAGTGGCCATCGTCACTGCTTACTGTGGCCCAATTGGGTTTATCGGAATCATTGCTCCTCATATTGCCCGCACTTTTATGAAAAGAAGTGATATCCGCCTGGTGATGCCAGCAGTGTTTTTTGTCGGAAGCTCTCTGGCACTTTTCACTGAATTAATTCTCATCTTTACCAGCGAATACTCACTGGCAACGAATTCAATTTTAGGTTTAATTGGTGCTCCGGTGATTGCTCTCTATCTTTACCGCGACAGGAGAGTTGTATGA
- a CDS encoding ABC transporter permease subunit, which translates to MFTYILKRLLIMIPTLLGITLVTFVIINLAPGSPIEQRIQQMKFGGMGNEGRSSGDNSKSSAVSEEVIEALKKQYGFDKPVHIRYWIWLKNIAKLDFGESFTYEEPVLDVITSKLPVSLQFGVVSLIMSYLVCVVLGVIKAVKHGTAFDYVSSFLLFVFYSIPGFMLAILLIVYFAGGGFYNWFPMGELYSDNYYDLTLWGKIVDRVHHFILPLICYMIGSFTVLTMLMKNSLLDEIKKDYIRTARAKGVPEKVVFLKHALRNALIPIVTGIGGFISVFFVGSLLLESIFQLDGMGLLSYKSILQRDYNVIMGLIFIQSVLMLVGNLISDLAYIAVDPRIDFK; encoded by the coding sequence TTGTTTACTTATATCTTAAAAAGATTACTGATCATGATCCCGACTTTGCTCGGGATCACTCTGGTCACATTCGTTATCATTAACCTTGCTCCCGGAAGCCCAATTGAACAGCGAATTCAGCAAATGAAATTCGGTGGAATGGGTAACGAAGGAAGAAGCAGCGGCGACAACTCAAAAAGTAGTGCTGTTTCTGAAGAGGTTATAGAGGCCCTTAAAAAACAATATGGATTCGATAAGCCGGTACATATCCGTTACTGGATCTGGCTGAAGAATATCGCCAAACTTGATTTCGGTGAGAGCTTTACTTACGAAGAGCCGGTTCTTGATGTTATTACCAGCAAGCTTCCAGTGTCTCTGCAGTTCGGAGTCGTCTCCCTGATTATGTCTTATTTGGTATGCGTAGTCTTGGGGGTTATTAAGGCAGTAAAACACGGAACAGCCTTTGACTATGTTTCCAGTTTTCTTCTCTTTGTTTTCTATTCGATCCCGGGCTTTATGTTGGCCATTCTCCTCATCGTTTATTTTGCTGGTGGAGGATTCTACAACTGGTTCCCGATGGGCGAACTTTACTCTGACAATTACTACGATCTGACTCTTTGGGGGAAAATCGTCGACCGCGTTCACCATTTCATCCTTCCGCTAATTTGTTACATGATTGGATCTTTCACGGTTCTAACTATGCTAATGAAAAATTCGCTTCTGGATGAAATTAAAAAGGACTACATTCGTACTGCTCGTGCCAAAGGTGTTCCTGAAAAAGTGGTCTTCCTGAAACACGCTCTAAGAAATGCATTGATCCCAATCGTAACTGGTATCGGTGGATTTATTTCAGTTTTCTTCGTTGGTTCTCTTCTTCTGGAAAGCATTTTCCAATTAGATGGGATGGGGCTTCTAAGTTATAAATCGATCCTTCAGAGAGATTATAACGTTATCATGGGTCTGATTTTTATTCAGAGTGTGCTCATGTTAGTTGGAAACCTGATCAGCGATTTAGCTTACATTGCTGTTGACCCAAGGATTGATTTCAAATGA
- a CDS encoding ABC transporter ATP-binding protein: MITFNKLSVGFNHKTVLAELTGELRKGDLIALMGINGVGKSCFLKTITGLNPLIKGELSLDEKPYSTYSELDLAKKISVVLTDRVQVDYLRVSELIMLGRSPYTNFWGEVAAEDKTAVNDIIKMLNIESITESFFSDLSDGQKQRALLARALVQSPDYLFLDEPTTYLDIPSKIELMKILRSVSQDKCVGVLFSTHDLSLVENVVDQIWLIDSQGVLHKKSPEEMNRSGLLAKNFNL, encoded by the coding sequence ATGATTACATTTAACAAACTCTCGGTTGGCTTTAACCATAAAACAGTTCTTGCTGAACTTACTGGAGAGCTCCGAAAAGGGGACCTGATTGCCTTAATGGGAATCAATGGCGTAGGGAAGAGCTGCTTTTTAAAAACGATTACGGGCTTAAATCCGCTTATTAAAGGCGAGCTGTCTTTAGATGAAAAACCTTATTCGACCTACTCAGAATTAGACCTGGCAAAAAAGATTTCAGTGGTCTTAACCGATAGAGTGCAGGTCGATTACCTGCGAGTTTCAGAACTCATTATGCTGGGCAGATCCCCTTATACAAATTTTTGGGGAGAAGTTGCGGCAGAAGACAAAACTGCCGTAAATGACATCATTAAAATGCTCAATATCGAATCGATTACTGAAAGTTTTTTTTCTGATCTAAGTGACGGGCAAAAGCAAAGAGCGCTCCTTGCGCGCGCTTTAGTGCAGTCCCCGGATTATTTATTTCTGGATGAACCAACAACCTATTTAGATATCCCTTCAAAGATCGAATTGATGAAAATCTTAAGATCAGTGAGTCAGGATAAATGTGTCGGCGTGCTTTTTAGTACCCACGATCTAAGCCTGGTAGAAAATGTCGTTGATCAAATCTGGCTGATTGATTCCCAAGGTGTGCTTCATAAAAAAAGCCCCGAGGAAATGAATCGCTCGGGGCTTTTAGCTAAGAACTTTAATCTTTAA